The Rubrobacter tropicus nucleotide sequence CTTGGTCATATGGCCTTGCAGTACGCGAAGATAGCGGGCGCGTCGGTGGTGGCGGTGGACCTCTCCGAGGAGAAGCTGAAGCTGGCGCGGAAGCTGGGGGCAGACCATGCCGTCAACGCCCGCGAGCAGGACCCGGTCGAGGAGATAAAGAGGCTCGGCGGAGCGGACGCGGCCATAGACACCGCGGTCTCGCCGAGGGCCTCCGAGCAGGCGTTCGGCTCCCTGAAACGCGGAGGCACGCTCGTGTTGGTGGGGCTGCCCAAAGACGGCCACGTCAGGCTCCCCGTCTCCGGGACGCTGCTGAACGAGATAACGTTGAAGGGCTCCATCGTGGGCACGCGAGTGGACCTCAGGGAGGTCTTCGAGCTGCACGCTGCGGGCCGGACCCGCGTGATCTACGAGACCCGGGATCTCGCCTCCGTCAACGACGCCATAGGGGAGGTCGAGAGGGGCGAGGTGGACGCCCGGCTGGTGTTCGACTTCGGCGTCGGTGAACCCGCGAAGCAGACCGCTGGCGTGTTCACCGAAGAACGGAAGCGCCCAACGGAGCAGCCCACCGGCGAGGCCGGGGAGCATGGGGGGCCGCTGCCGGGATAGATGGCTCTGGAGGATCGGAGGTGAGTGGTCGATGGAGCTGTTGGTAACGGTGCTGGTGTTCTAGCTGCTGGTTCTCGTCCTCTTCCTGGCAAGGCCCAACGCGGGACGCATATTCGTCGGGCTCTTCTTCCTCGTAATGGCGCTCGGCATCAACCTCGTCCTGGTCTTCGTCGCCGGTGTCATCGCCATGCGCGACGACCGAAACGACGCCCAGCGCATAAAGGCGGGTAGGCTCTGGCAGAGGATGCACCTGTGGGCCACCGTAAAGGGACTGGCGATGCAGCCTTTGAATCAGATAAACGAGCGCGTCGACCGGGAGGCGCAGTTGGGTATGAAGCCCAGGTTCGGCAAGGAACTGGAAGAGCTACTGGGTGGTCCGGGCTGGCGGGGGGTCTTCACTTTCAGGCTGGGATACCCGACGAACGACGCGCCGGAAAGCCCACGGCGTTCGGTCGAAGAGATACTGGTTTAGCCATGGGAATGGAGAAGCACTCACGGCGTTGCCGCGTTGGGGAGCATCGGGGTGGCGCTCGTGATCTTGGCGGGCTCGTCGAGATAACCGTCGGTGCGTCGATCTGTGAGGTGTCGGGCGATTAGACCTGACTCATCCAGAGTGCTCTCTGCCACCGAGGTTGCCTTTGGGTCGTTCCGCTGGGGTGCGCAAGAGGGCGATGGCCAGCACCACGACCCATAGCATGTAGGCGTAGATGTTGACGCGCTCCCAGACCCCCATCCACGGCGTGGGCAGGTTCGCCGCAAGCTGCGGAGCGTCCAAACCCGTCAGGGTGCCACCCACGACGAGCATCAGGATTGTCGCGATCGAATAGAGGCGGAAGCGCTTTCCGAATGCCGCAGCCCCGAACCCCAGGGCGAGCAGCATGAAGAGAACGCCCGCAAACGTTAGAACTCCGTGCATCGTATCGGTGAGCGTTGCCTCGACCCCACGCAGGTGCATCGGGAAGAAGAGCGTTACCATCAGGCCGAGGACCTCCTTTCCGACCATCCCGACCGCCGCGAAGCGCAGGGCGCGCTTTCGACCGGCCGATCCCCAGACGCCTAATCCGAACGTGATCACGAGGACGCTGTACGCGGCGAAGAGCGGAACGACTAGTGTTCTCGTCGGAGCGCCGATGGCGATCAGCTCGCTGACGGTTTGGGAGGTGGAGCTGTAGCTCTCCCATCGCATGGGCGAGAGCACGACGGTGGCGACGTAGAGCAGCGAAGAAACGATACCGCAAACGAGCAAGACCTTTCGTACCATTCTTAGCTCTCTCTTGGCTTCGGGTCTTCGGTGACAGTGTGCTTGGCTACCCCTTTCAAACCACCCGCCTCCGGAGCGGTTGCCGCGAGGAGAGCTGCCCGCCGTTGGCCACGGCGACCGTCGCAACGACGACCCACAGCGCGACGGCCAACACGAGGTACGAGGTCAGGAGGGGCACCCCCGTCGCCGGAGGCATGAGGATCATGGGCAAGCTGGCCGTGAGACTCGCGTGCATGAGCATCGCCACGGGCAGGCTCCCGGTACGGTCGTAGACCCACACCATGAGCACCCTGTAGGCCGGCAGTACCCCCACGTAGAAGAGGAACTGGGGCATGAAGAGGAGCAGGGAGAACGCCCCGGTGGAACTGCCGCTTCCCCAGACGTTCACGAGGAAGTGCCACGCTCCCCACAGCACGCCCACGATGAGCCCAGTGGCAAGGACACCGTAACGCGGCCTCAGCCCGGGCACAGCGAACCCCGTCCAGCCCAGCTCCTCGAAGAGACCCGCCGCCAGCCCTCCCGCGACACCGACCAGCAGAAGGGTGGCCTTCTCGTCTGACGTGAGAATGCCGGGGAGGAACATCGAGGAGGTCAGCGAGAGCGCAAGGAGTACCGCCGTTGCCAGGAGCGGGGCGGTCAGGAGCGCCACCGCGTACCAGCGAGCACCCACCCGCCACCCGAGCAACCGGGACAGAAGCTCGCGAAGACCCGCCCTTCCATGGACGAAGCCGGTCAACAGGATGCCTGCCACGCTGGGGCCGACGAGCATCGCCACGACCACGAACGGGAGCAGTGTCTCGGTTTGCTCCGGGGTAGCCGGGATTCCGCCGGGACCGACCAGGATGAGAATGCCGCCCCATGAGGTGACGAACGCTAGGGCGAAGTAGGTCGCCACCGGGTGCTTCTCTATGAAAGCCTCGATGATCGTCACGATGTCCTCCTTCCGGCCAGAGATACCTTCAGTATCAGTGTGCTACAAGGGGGATGCCCTGCCATGATTCACCTTGATGCTTCCATTGGTCAACCCTGATCAAGTCTTATTACAAGGCCGGATAAAGATTCAGGGCCGCAAAGCGCGGCTCGAATGACTGTCGCCGAACCAGGATCGCCGCCATGAGTAGTGCCCAAAGCAGCATGACAACCAGCACGAACGGCACGTCAGCCTCTCACCCTCCTGCAATCCTGTCCCCGTCCACAACGCTACGGACCTACCATTCGCCGGTGCCGTCAAACAGCGCCCCGCCTGGCACGCTGGTGCTGCGACGGTAGCGACCGTGCCGCGACTCCTGCATGGGCAGGTTTGACCAGTGGAACGGTACGGATTGCTCAGGCGCGCGGCCTGCCCTCCCAAGTAGGGTGAGAGGCGCGTCAATCGGTGCAAGTGTTCGGTGACGGCAGGAAGAAAAGGAGCAGGCATGGCTGGACGAATCGAAGGCAAGGTGGCGGTCGTAACCGGGGGCGGGGCGGGGATAGGCAGGGCCTCGTGCCTGCGGCTCGCCGAGGAGGGCGCGAGGGTCGTCGTCACCGACATAAGCGAGGAGCGCGGGCGGGAGACCGTCCGGGAGATAGAAGGCAAGGGCGGCGAGGCGCTGTTCCTCCGCCACGACGTGGCCCGGGAGGATCAGTGGAGGTCGGTCGTGGCGGAGGCGGGGGGGAGGTACGGCGGCGTGGACGTGCTGCTGAACAACGCCGGGCTTTACCTCATAATGCCCCTGGCCGACATCACAGTCGAGGACTGGAACAACCTGATGGCCGTCAACGTCACCGGCGTCTTCCTCGGCATGAAGCACTGCGCTCCGGTGATGGCCGAGCGCGGCGGGGGCTCTATCATCAACCTCTCGTCGGTGGCGGGACTGATGGGTGTCGCCGGGCACGCTCTTTACGGCGCTTCCAAGGGGGCGGTGAGGATCATGACCAAGGACGTGGCGATGGAGTACGCCCGCGCCCAGGTGAGGGTCAACTCCGTCCACCCCGGCTACATCCACACCGGCATGGCCGAGTACGGGGCCGAGACCGCGGGCACGACCATCGAGGAGCTCGGGCGGCAGATGTACCCTTTGGGCAGGATCGGGGAACCCGAGGACGTGGCGAACACGGTACTCTTCCTCGCCTCCGATGAGTCGAAGTACACCACCGGCGCAGAGTTCGTCGTAGACGGCGGGGGATCCGCGGGTGTGGTCGTTGGGGAGTAGCGGAGGCGCAAGGGGGGCCACCGGGTTCTCCCTCGCCGCCGTTGCATCTTTTACCGAGCTCCTGTCCTCCGTGGGTAGAATCGTCACCGTGAATCGGTCGGCGAGTCCCACCGGCGGGGTGGTAGGTCCGCCCTCCACGCTTCGTAAGGAGGCAAGGATGAAATTTCGGGGACGGCTCTTGTCGGGAACGGTCGCCACCGCCGCTCTCCTCGTGGCTTCGGCGGGCCGGGCGCACGCCCACGAGAAGTGGTTCGTGGGGGAGGCGGACGGCGGGCTGCGCCTGGACCTCCTCTTTCGGCCGCTGCCCCTGACGCTCGTCGGGGCGGTGCTTCTCGCGACGCTTGTGGGCGGGCTCCTGTGGAAGACACGGGGGAGGGGCTTCTTGCCGGGACCCGAGGCGTTCGGAGCTACCGACGGGGGGCGGAGTGTGCTCTACGGGCTGGTGCCCCTGATCCTCGGCATCCACGTCGCTGTGCCCCTTCTGGTCAACGGCGTGCAGGGGACGCTCTTCTCGCCGGACAACGTCATGCCGGGCGTATGGGGGAACTTTCTCGGCCTCGCGGAGACCGGCATCGCCCTCGCCCTCTTCTACGGCGGCCTGACGCGGGTGGCGGCTGCGGCGCTCGGCCTGCTGTGGTTCTTCGGCATCTTCCTGGTGGGATTGGAGCCGATGCTGGAGAACGTACTTTACCTGGGCTTCGCAGCCTTCTTCCTGCTGGCCGGACGCGGCCCCCTCTCGGTGGACCGTCTTCTCTTCCCGCGTTTGGAGCCGCGGGCGGAGCTCTCGCGCTACGCCGTACCCGCCGTGCGGATAGGAGTCGGCCTGAGCCTCGCCATCGTCGCCTTCACCGAGAAGTTCGCGAACATCCCGCTCGGGCTGACCTTCCTTGAGGAGTACCCGCTCAACTTCACGGGCGCTTTGGGCGTGCCGCTTTCTGATGAGGTGTTCGTGCTGTGCGCCGGGGCCGTGGAGCTGCTGGTGGGACTGTGGATCGCGCTTGGGATCTTCGTGCGCGAGATCGTCGTCGTCGCATGGTTCCCGATAAACCTGACGCTCACACTCTTCGCCTGGGAGGAGCTGATCGGCCACCTGCCCATCTACGGCGTGATGGCGGTGCTGCTAATTTGGGCGACCGGGCCGAAGAACATCTCCCTATGGACGAAGGGCATGCGCGAGCGGCTGCTGCCGCTCGACCCGTCGACGGGGGACGACGAACGCTAGGCGACCGGGACCGGCTTCGCTCCTACTTGCGCCCGCCTGGTGGTATGGGCCGGAAGTGAGAACCGGCCGGGCTCGCCCTCTCGTTGTACCGAAGGAGGCTCGTCCGTGGGCGGGAAACCACCCCGTGTCCCAGAACGCTGCCTACCGTTTACCGGCCTGGTTCGAGGTCCACCGAGTAGAGGGTGGCACCCGAGGAGTCTTTGAGCCGGACGGTCATGACGCCGGTATCTCCGGCGATGGTGGCCGATCCGCCCGGTCCCGTGAAGACCCGTCCGCGTCGGCCACCCGTTCTGATATGCTCGCGGCCGTAGGCAAATGAGGTACTGCGTGCCGTCCTCCCACGCCCCCGGCGCGGCGTGAGATTACAGTTGGGCAGGCGCGCTGTTCCGGCGCGGAAACATACTTCGATGAACACGCGCTTCGCGAAACGCTCACTTCTGATGAAGAGGCTGCCTACGTCGTGCGGGTTGACCGTGAGACGCAGCACGGTAATCGTTCAGGCTACCGGCGTGCACTCCGCGAGTGAGTGGCAGCGGCTCGGGACGCTGCCGACCCAGACTCCTCGCCCTCGCAGTAGAGAGTAGGAACGTAGGCGGGTACCATGCCCGTAACGAAGTTACACCATAGCTATTGCGTTGTTACGCGTGCGTCTGGGTTAGCAGAGGGGACCCGTTTACCTCTCCCCCAATAGGCCCGACGCACCAGTTTGGGGAAGTCGGCCCAGCTCATCTCTGTGTCGTACAAAGCGCTCCTATCTCCTGCGTCCTCTCCCGCCGCCGATCTTAACGCGTTTGGGGTTGAGGGCGACGTACACGTGGCCGTCCTCCACCTTCACATCGTGCTTCGGTACGGGTCTGAGAGCGGGCAGGCTCTTGGCTTCGCCGATCCTCACGTCGAATAGGGCGCCGTGGCGGGGGCATTTGATCCGGTCCCCCTCCAACCCACCCTCGCTAAGGTACGCGAACTGGTGGGTGCAGATGTCCTCGAAGGCGTGGAACTCGCCCCCCACGTTGCACAGCGCCACGGGCCTCTCCTCCACGCGGTACTGCTTGACCTCGCCTGGGGAGACCTCGTCTACGCCCGCTATCTTGTGGAACTGAGCCATCGCCTCGTCGAGCCTCCCACTTCCTGTTCGAAACCCGGGCCGATCTCGGTCCGCGTCGTCCGGTCAGACTTCTGCTAGGATAATATTACCAAATCAGTAATAGACAAGTACGCCCGTTCCGGCGGCAGGTCGGCCCCGTGCCGAGCTCGGAGTCGGTGGAGGATCGGGCACGGAACGCGGGCGAGATCTCCAAGGAAGGCCACCGGTGAACCAAATGCAGTTGGCATTCAACGTCGCGCTGATCGTTTCGGTCGCGATCTTCGTGGGGCTCTTGGGGGCCCTGATCTGGGCGATACGGCCCTACAAGAACTTCGAGCGGGGGGTCGCCACCCTGGTCTGGGCCTTCCCCGCGAGCGTCCTAGTGACGATGGTCCTGGTGTACCTGGATACACCCTACATCTTCCTCTCGCTCTTCGGCGGCCCCGGCCTCTCCGCCCTGATCGCGCCCCCCGCGCGTTCGAGGGCGTGGTGCGTCCTGGGAGGCGTTCTGCTGGCTCTCTCCGTCTTCATCACGCTGGTCACCACCGGCGTCCTGGAGGTGCCGGAGAGGTAGTCGTCGGAGACTCTGTCCCACGGCGAGGGCGAGGTCCGCTCAAACCGTGTGGTCCGAGAACCCCGCGGTCTCCCCGTCGGGCATGATCAGCGCGCGGCGGACGGCCTCGGCGCACCGCCCGGTAGCATCCGGACGGAGCGGGTCCGACAGCGCGACCTCACTCGCGCGGATTCTCTCCTCATGGAACTCGCGGCCGAGTTCGCGCAAGAGCACGCGCGCGGCGGCCTGGCCCATATCGCAAAGCGGGTCGGGAGCATCCGGGGCCGCGCTGAAGTAGACCACGCACCCTCCACCGCCCCCGCGCATGATCGGAAGCGCGGCCGTGACCGCGTACAGAAAGCCCTTGACGTTCACGTCCACCGAACGCTCGAAGGCCTCCACGTCAAGGCTCGCCAGCGGCGGAGCGGAAGCCCGGGCCATGAACAGCAGTGCGTCCAGGCCGCCGAACCCCTCCACCGCGGCCTCCATCAGGTGGTCCAGGTGGTGGCGCTTGGCTAGGTGGGTTCCGACGACCAGAGCCCGCCCCCCGGAGTCGGTTATCTCCTTCTCCAGCGCTTCCAGCCTGTCCCGACTGCGCCCTCCCAGCACCAGGTTCGCGCCCTCGTGGCCCAGCATCCTTGCCGTGGCGGCCCCAAAGTGGCCCGTGGCCCCGAGGACAACGGCGGTCTTGCCGGCCAGATCCCCACCTCCGACCATCGCGGGGTGTTCCGTCGCTCGACGAGCATCGTCTACTGCCACAGGGTCCTCCTTCTCGTCTCTCGCCGGTGGTCTCCGGGACGCACCCGTCGGCCTCCGGCCCGCTTGAGCCGGAGGACAGTGAGGGGAAGGGCAGACGTCACGAGAACGGCGCTCGCCACGCACCACTGACAGATGGCCCGGATCACGAAGAGTTCCAGCCAGGTCAGATAGGCGCTGAACAGGGTGCCGATCAGGGCGACGAACAGACCGAAGAGCACCGCCCGCTCGCCCCTCGTCGCGGCCGAGAGCAGCAGCCCGGCATAGGCGAGCAGGCCGAGGGCGGCGACGGGGACACCCAGTATCTCGGAGTAGCGGCTCGTCTGGACCGTCTCGCAACCGCTACCGTCGCCGACGCAGACGGGCACGGTCCCCCGCAGGTGACCCCACGTGAGGTAGGCGCTGATCAGGATGCCTGCCAACGCGAGCAGGGCGAGCAGGACCCGGAGGCCGCGCTCGCCCACTAGCCCTTCACCTCCTCGATGGCCTTCTCGATCTCCTCCATCGGCACCGCTCCTCTCAGCTTCCTCTCGCCCTCGGGGCCGGAGATCACCAGTGTCGGCGTGCTGTTTACGCCGTCCTCGTTCGCCTTCGTCTGGACGGCGTTCAGTTCCTCCTCGACTAAGTCCTCGCCCCGCGCCTCGTCCCACTCGCTCACGTCGAGATCCTGCGTCTCCTCCGCCAGGTTCGTCAGGAACTCCTCGGTGGCGTAGCCGCTGTTCTCCGCGCCCTGGTTCTGAAAGAGAAGGAAAGCGTACTGCCAGTAGCGGTCCTGCTCCCCGGCGGCGATGGCCGCCCGGGCGGTGGATACCGAGTCGGGGCCGAGGAAGGCGAGCGTCTCGGAGACGAGCTTCGCCTCCCCGGGCTCCACGTGGCGCTCGACCACCTCCGGCAACGTCTCGCGCGCGAACTGGGCGCACGCGGGGCACTGGAAGTCCTCGTAGAGCCGGATGGTCACCGGCGCGTCCTCCTCGCCGAGCCTCGTCCCGTCCTGCGGGATGCCCGCGAAGACGTCCTGAGAGCCGCCTCCGCCCCCCAACTGGCTGAGGACCACCATAAGCCCGGCCACGACGACCGCGACCACGACCATGCCGACCGCGAGCCGCGTAGTTCCTCTCTGCATCATCGATACCTCTCTCCGGAAACTCCTCTTCACGCCGGGGCAACCGTCGATCCACGCAGACACCGACAAACAAGCCCCGGAAAACCTGCCGACCCGTCTAGGTCCGGGGCGGCTCGAGCTCCGGAGAGAGATAGACCTCGGCGGGCTTCCGATCGGAGGCGAAGCGGCGCCGAATGCGCCCGGCGAACGCCGGCGCGGCCGGGATCGCCCTGACCAACGCGACGACCATCCCGGCAGGCAGCTCGCTGGAAGCCGGGACGTGAGCCTGCGAGAAGTGCGGGCACCCGGGCTCGCCGCAGGAACCCGTGGCCTCCAGGTACGGGTAGAGAGCAGCGAACGCGAGTACGAGCGCCGCGAGCGCCCCCAGAAGCGCTCGACGCAGGCTCGCGCAGGACGCCCAGATCTTTCCTCTCGACTCGCTGCTCAACGCGGTGTCCGCCCTCTTGGTGCGTCCGCTCTCCGTACTCTACTCCGATGGGGTCCTCGTCGCGCCACCGGAGGTGCTCACCGGCCCCCTCTCCCACTCGCCCATCTTCCCGCCGAAGAAGCCTCCGAGGAGGTTGAGGACGAGGAGTGCGAGGCTCGCCAGCAAAGCGCCGCCGGCGAACCCGAGCGTTACGGAGGGGAACGGAATCCCCCCTTCGACCAGGAAGAGCCCGGCGGTGGCCAGGAGGATGGCCGAGACCACCGCCACGGCGACCACCACGAAGAGGAACCCGAGGATCGCCACCATCACGCCGTGCAACCCACCGGAGGCGCGCGCTCTCCTGCCTGCCACGTAGCCGCCCGCGAAGTGGGCCAGGAAACCGGAGATCAGCGAGATCGTCACGACCCCGGTCGTGGGGTTCGCGGCGTCCAGCGCTTCTCCACCGAACAGCAGAATATGGGCCGCCTCGAAGAGGAGATTGAGCAAGATGCCCGTCACGATCGCGGCGGCCCACCCCACGATCACGGCCCTCCAATCCATCTTCTCCGACACCCTGCGGAACATGGGCTTACCTCCCGAAGCTCATTCGACGCGCCGGCTCTGCTCCACCCCGGGAGTCGTCTTCCCCGACTTCCGCGCCCTCTCGCGGGTCAGGGTCGCCTGGGGGTTGGAGCTGCGGTACTGGACGGGGCTGCGGCGCAGGTAGCCTAAAGGTACGCTCCAGGCATGCACCAGGCTGGAGAAGGGCCAAAGGGCGAAGAGTAAGAAGGCCGAGAGGGTGTGAAGCTGGAAAATCAGGGGCGCCTCGACCATCAGCTCGGGCTGCGGGGAGAAATAGAGGAGGCTGCGGAACCAGGGGCCGATGGTGTCCCGGTACTCGAACTCCTCCTGTAGCTCGTACTGGCTGACGTACACTCGGTAACCGATGGTGGCGGCCATACCCAGCAGGATCACCACCAACAGCAAGGCATCCGTCACGAACTTGATCGTCTCCGTGTTGCTCCTGATGCGCCCGATAAACCAGCGGCGGAGATTCAGCAGCAGGATGTCGATCAGGGCGACGACCCCGACCACCGAACCGGCCCACAGCGAGAGCAGATGGTAGTCGTGGTCCGAGACCCCCATCGCTCTGTAGACCTCTATGGGTACGAGCAGGCCCATGACGTGACCGCCGAAGACGAAGAGCAGCCCCCAGTGGAGGAGTAAGACGCCCCACATCAGTATCCGCCGCTCCAGGATCTGGCTGGACTTCGGCGTCCAGCCGTACTGGTCGTAGCGGTAACGGTAGACGTGCCCCAAGACGAAGGTCATCAGGGAGAGGTACGGGAAGATTACCCACAGGAACTGCTCCCAGAGGTTCAATGCTTCCTCCCGTGGAAGGTGACGTTGCTACCGGGGGAGCTACCGGCCAGGGTCCCACCCGCGGGCGAGTCGGCCGCGTAAGGTTCGAGACCGACGGTCTCCTGTGGCGGCCCCTGCACGATGAGCTTCCGCATCTCCATGACGGTCTCCTCGTCGAGCTCCGGCAGGAAGAAGCAGAGCGCCTCGAGGAGATGCGCGCAGGGGCTCCGGTCATGGTGCAGGGACCGACGGATCACCTCTATGGCCCCCCGGTGCCCGGCGAGCATCGTCAGCCCCTCCTCCGGGGCAACGGCGGCGAACTCCAGCACGAGCGGGAGGTAGTCGGGAAGCTCGGTCGTGTCGAGCGGGTAGCCGGCCCTCTCGTAGGCGGCCTTCATGTCCGCGAGGACCTGGCCGCACGCCCTCTGGTCGCCGTAGCGGTAGTAGCTCAGGTACAAACAACCCCGCCGGTTGAAATCGAAGGTGGCTGTGTACCTCTCCTGCAAACGCTGCGGGGACTCATTCTGCCAGTAAGCGAGGAACTCGATCATGGCGTTCCTGGCGGGGGAGTCCGGCAGCTCGCGCACGGCCCCGACCACCTCTTCGCGGGCTTCGAGTATGGCGGCGTCAGGGTAGCGCAGCAGGATGGAGAGCAGCTTGAAGATCACGCTCCAGCCCCCCTGGGCTTGAGGTGAAAGGACTGGAAGTCCTTTTTGCTCTTGATCGTGACACTGGTCGTTTGCGCTTGCCCGCCGACCTCCCTGGCCTTCTTCTCAAGCTCCACCTCCTTCTTGCTCTTGAACGTTACGTTGGGCGCCTGCACCCGCCCGCCGACCTTCTCGAGCTCCGCCTTCATCGCGTAGAAGGCTTCGTTGCGGCCTCCGCCGTTGGTACCGTGCCCGTCCGTGGCGGGCTCCGCGCAGCTTCCGGGGCCGCCGGCGAAGTCGAGGCCGCAGGAACCCTGCTGCTCGTCGAGCTCGTGGGCGAGTTCCTTGTGGGCCAGCGGGATGACGTAGCGGTCCTCGTACTTGGCGATGGCGAGCAGGCGGTACATGTCCTCGATCTCCCGCGGCGTCATGCCGACGGAGGCGGCGATGTCAGCCTCGGACGCGCCGGAGATGTTCTTCTCGCGCATGTAGCCGCGCATCGCGGCGAGCCGCTTGAGGACGTGCCGGACCACCTCCTCGTCGCCGGCGGAGAGCAGGTTAGCGAGGTACTGGATCGGTATCCTCAAATCGTCTATCGCCGGAAAGACGTCGTCGGGGTCGGCCTCAGAGCCCTCGCCCTCGACGAAGCCCATCACCGGCGAGAGCGGCGGCACGTACCAGACCATCGGGAGGGTACGGAACTCCGGGTGCAGCGGCAGCGCGATCCCCCACTCTATCGCCAGCGGGTAGATCGGGGACCGCTGCGCGGCCTCGATCCAGTCGTCCGGTATCCCGTCGAAGCGCGCCTGCTCGACCACCGCCGGATCCTTCGGATCCAGGAACACCGACCGCTGCGCCTCCAGGAGGTCTTTGTCGTCGGGCACGGAGGCGGCCTCTTCTACCCGGTCGGCGTCGTAGAGGACGAGCCCGATGTAGCGCAGACGTCCGACGCAAGTCTCAGAGCAGATGGTCGGCTGGCCAGCCTCGATGCGCGGGTAGCAGAGTGTGCACTTCTCGGCCTTGCCAGAGTCCCAATTGAAGTAGACCTTCTTGTAAGGGCAGCCGGAAACGCAGTAACGCCACCCCCGGCACTGCTCCTGGTCCACGAGCACGATGCCGTCCTCCTCGCGCTTGTACATCGCTCCGGAGGGGCACGACGCCACACAGGACGGGTTGAGGCAGTGCTCGCAGATGCGCGGCAGGTACGCCATGAAGACCTTCTCGTACTCGAAGCGAACCGATTCCTCCAGCTCGCCCCGGATGTTCGGGTCGAAGCGGGCGGTTTCGGGGGCGCCGGCGAGGTCGTCCTCCCAGTTGGGTCCCCACTCGAGCTCCATCGGCTCGCCGGAGAGCTGCGAGATGGGCTGCGCGACGGGCTGGTGCTCCGAGAGCTTCGCCTTGGTGAGGGTCTCGTAGTCGTAGGTCCACGGCTCGTAGAAGTCGTCTATGGAGGGGAGGTCGGGGTTGTAGAAGAGGTTGGCGAGTTTACGGAGCTTGCCGCCGGCCTTGAGCTCGAGCTTGCCGTTCTTGCCTAGAGTCCAGCCGCCCTTCCACTTCTCCTGGTCTTCCCACTGCTTCGGGTAGCCGACGCCTGGCTTGGTCTCGACGTCGTTCCACCACATGTACTCGGCGCCCTCGCGGTTGGTCCAGACGTTCTTGCACGTCACGCTGCACGTGTGGCAGCCGATACATTTGTCCAGGTTCATCACCATGGCGATCTGCGCTTTTATGCGCACTAGTACTCGACCTCCTTCAGGCGCTTGCGGATCACGGTCAGCTCGTCGCGCTGCGACCCCGTGGGACCGTAGTAGTTGAAGCCGTAGGAGAGCTGGGCGTAGCCCCCGATCATGTGCGTCGGCTTGACGTAGATCTTGGTGAGCGAGTTCTCCGTGCCGCCGCGCGTTCCGGATAGCTCCGTCAGCGGCACGTTCAGGTGCCGGTCCTGGGAGTGGTACATGATCGAGGTCCCCTCCGGGATGCGATGGGAGACGACGGCCCTAGCCGAGACTACCCCGTTCCGATTGAAAGCCTCCAGCCAGTCGTTGTCCTTGACACCTATCTTCTCCGCGTCGCGGTCGCTGATCCAGATGACCGGTCCGCCCCTAAACAGGGTGAGCATCCTCAGGTTGTCCTGGAACTCGGAGTGGATGGACCACTTGGAGTGCGGCGTGAGGTACTTGAGGACGACCTCGGAGCGGCCCTCCTCGCCCGAGGTGAGGTCGCCGAGGTGCTTGGCGAGCCTGAGGGGCGGACGGTAGATCGGCAACCCTTCGCCGTACTCGAGCATCCACTCGTGGTCCACGTAGAACTGTTGCCGCCCAGTGAGCGTGCGCCACGGGATCGACCGGTCTACGTTGATGGTGAACGGGGAGTAGCGGCGCGTGCGGCTCTCGGTGC carries:
- a CDS encoding DoxX protein; this translates as MKFRGRLLSGTVATAALLVASAGRAHAHEKWFVGEADGGLRLDLLFRPLPLTLVGAVLLATLVGGLLWKTRGRGFLPGPEAFGATDGGRSVLYGLVPLILGIHVAVPLLVNGVQGTLFSPDNVMPGVWGNFLGLAETGIALALFYGGLTRVAAAALGLLWFFGIFLVGLEPMLENVLYLGFAAFFLLAGRGPLSVDRLLFPRLEPRAELSRYAVPAVRIGVGLSLAIVAFTEKFANIPLGLTFLEEYPLNFTGALGVPLSDEVFVLCAGAVELLVGLWIALGIFVREIVVVAWFPINLTLTLFAWEELIGHLPIYGVMAVLLIWATGPKNISLWTKGMRERLLPLDPSTGDDER
- a CDS encoding SDR family NAD(P)-dependent oxidoreductase, which encodes MAGRIEGKVAVVTGGGAGIGRASCLRLAEEGARVVVTDISEERGRETVREIEGKGGEALFLRHDVAREDQWRSVVAEAGGRYGGVDVLLNNAGLYLIMPLADITVEDWNNLMAVNVTGVFLGMKHCAPVMAERGGGSIINLSSVAGLMGVAGHALYGASKGAVRIMTKDVAMEYARAQVRVNSVHPGYIHTGMAEYGAETAGTTIEELGRQMYPLGRIGEPEDVANTVLFLASDESKYTTGAEFVVDGGGSAGVVVGE
- a CDS encoding vitamin K epoxide reductase family protein, with the translated sequence MGERGLRVLLALLALAGILISAYLTWGHLRGTVPVCVGDGSGCETVQTSRYSEILGVPVAALGLLAYAGLLLSAATRGERAVLFGLFVALIGTLFSAYLTWLELFVIRAICQWCVASAVLVTSALPLTVLRLKRAGGRRVRPGDHRRETRRRTLWQ
- a CDS encoding non-heme iron oxygenase ferredoxin subunit, producing the protein MAQFHKIAGVDEVSPGEVKQYRVEERPVALCNVGGEFHAFEDICTHQFAYLSEGGLEGDRIKCPRHGALFDVRIGEAKSLPALRPVPKHDVKVEDGHVYVALNPKRVKIGGGRGRRR
- a CDS encoding CPBP family intramembrane glutamic endopeptidase, giving the protein MTIIEAFIEKHPVATYFALAFVTSWGGILILVGPGGIPATPEQTETLLPFVVVAMLVGPSVAGILLTGFVHGRAGLRELLSRLLGWRVGARWYAVALLTAPLLATAVLLALSLTSSMFLPGILTSDEKATLLLVGVAGGLAAGLFEELGWTGFAVPGLRPRYGVLATGLIVGVLWGAWHFLVNVWGSGSSTGAFSLLLFMPQFLFYVGVLPAYRVLMVWVYDRTGSLPVAMLMHASLTASLPMILMPPATGVPLLTSYLVLAVALWVVVATVAVANGGQLSSRQPLRRRVV
- a CDS encoding DsbA family protein → MMQRGTTRLAVGMVVVAVVVAGLMVVLSQLGGGGGSQDVFAGIPQDGTRLGEEDAPVTIRLYEDFQCPACAQFARETLPEVVERHVEPGEAKLVSETLAFLGPDSVSTARAAIAAGEQDRYWQYAFLLFQNQGAENSGYATEEFLTNLAEETQDLDVSEWDEARGEDLVEEELNAVQTKANEDGVNSTPTLVISGPEGERKLRGAVPMEEIEKAIEEVKG
- a CDS encoding SDR family oxidoreductase: MAVDDARRATEHPAMVGGGDLAGKTAVVLGATGHFGAATARMLGHEGANLVLGGRSRDRLEALEKEITDSGGRALVVGTHLAKRHHLDHLMEAAVEGFGGLDALLFMARASAPPLASLDVEAFERSVDVNVKGFLYAVTAALPIMRGGGGGCVVYFSAAPDAPDPLCDMGQAAARVLLRELGREFHEERIRASEVALSDPLRPDATGRCAEAVRRALIMPDGETAGFSDHTV
- a CDS encoding DUF998 domain-containing protein; protein product: MVRKVLLVCGIVSSLLYVATVVLSPMRWESYSSTSQTVSELIAIGAPTRTLVVPLFAAYSVLVITFGLGVWGSAGRKRALRFAAVGMVGKEVLGLMVTLFFPMHLRGVEATLTDTMHGVLTFAGVLFMLLALGFGAAAFGKRFRLYSIATILMLVVGGTLTGLDAPQLAANLPTPWMGVWERVNIYAYMLWVVVLAIALLRTPAERPKGNLGGREHSG